A genomic stretch from Aedes albopictus strain Foshan chromosome 2, AalbF5, whole genome shotgun sequence includes:
- the LOC109406407 gene encoding rhythmically expressed gene 5 protein, which translates to MVQSGSISLGVALMAMTLLSQCSGSAIPMWEFLSRGEKMSHLYSMFAKQVSSYCKGSQDMPTNMCKRNLLMYGINKLQDMNESHLDSMDPYQRGAHDIIWDAMMDGHTKNGKKKIQQTTEAPAQIASESQYEHNPLFDDPTPKAGGNRKQDSPVDKFGMDYDYNNAATAQDLQYADPQNYLPQAGSAAGYDLYQRYQGAASTHFDNLAPYEQNTNFLTGPMVVMVRPDGSAVEHPHQKVLPKDDDIKEMTIGKDKMPTFQQIYDSLKQTDEVHDHHTAASATTETAGPVPSVTSFVKSYRTEYRPQN; encoded by the exons ATGGTTCAAAGTGGAAGCATTTCGCTGGGGGTCGCCCTGATGGCGATGACCCTGCTGTCGCAGTGTTCCGGTTCCGCGATCCCCATGTGGGAATTCCTGAGTCGGGGCGAAAAG ATGTCCCATCTGTACTCGATGTTCGCCAAGCAGGTGTCCAGCTACTGCAAGGGCTCGCAGGACATGCCGACCAACATGTGCAAGCGCAACCTCCTGATGTACGGCATCAACAAGCTGCAGGACATGAACGAGTCCCATCTGGACTCGATGGATCCGTACCAGCGCGGTGCCCATGATATAA TTTGGGACGCCATGATGGACGGTCACACCAagaacggcaagaagaagatccAGCAGACTACGGAAGCTCCAGCTCAGATTGCCAGCGAGAGCCAGTACGAGCACAACCCGCTGTTCGATGACCCAACTCCAAAGGCCGGTGGTAACCGCAAACAGGACTCCCCAGTAGACAAATTCGGCATGGACTACGACTACAACAATGCCGCCACTGCTCAGGACCTCCAATACGCTGATCCTCAGAACTACCTGCCTCAGGCTGGTTCCGCCGCCGGATACGATCTGTACCAGCGGTACCAGGGAGCCGCCTCCACCCATTTCGACAATCTGGCTCCGTACGAGCAGAACACAAACTTCTTGACTGGACCCATGGTAGTCATGGTACGACCGGACGGCTCCGCAGTAGAACATCCTCACCAGAAGGTTCTGCCCAAGGACGACGACATCAAAGAGATGACCATCGGCAAAGACAAGATGCCGACCTTCCAGCAAATCTACGACAGTCTCAAGCAGACCGATGAAGTCCACGACCACCACACGGCTGCGTCTGCAACGACGGAAACCGCTGGTCCCGTACCGTCGGTCACCAGCTTTGTCAAGTCCTACCGGACCGAGTACAGGCCTCAGAACTAA